The sequence CCTGTACTGCCATTACTGTGCCGAGTTTTTCTAGGGAATCACTCATTTTGACTGAACCAACAAGGAGAAGTAATCATCCATGGGAGTAATAGATTCCATCTTATACCCTTCCATTTTAAGACTATTGGGGACTTGTTCAATGGGTTCGCCACTATCTAGCCAAATTTCG comes from Cyanobacterium sp. T60_A2020_053 and encodes:
- a CDS encoding sulfurtransferase TusA family protein, which encodes MTPQKLDLRGTPCPLNFIRSKLQLEKMSSGETLEIWLDSGEPIEQVPNSLKMEGYKMESITPMDDYFSLLVQSK